A DNA window from Patescibacteria group bacterium contains the following coding sequences:
- a CDS encoding C39 family peptidase: MKHFIITSIIGFLFLIPLHVSAKEIFFPNVPFTSQAPLGEWKDARLQNGCEEASVIMALTWVQNEKLTRSAAQKEIIALSDFQKKKYGSFVDTSPHDTEVRLIRGYYTYSATQTKLIKTIGDLIHELARDAILLIQVDGRILKNPYYTGQGPEHHMLVVVGYDQATKEFITNDPGTKRGEHFRYPEKRFFKAINDYPTGDHQKRKGIQKHMIVVSKK; the protein is encoded by the coding sequence ATGAAGCACTTCATCATAACTAGTATTATTGGTTTTCTTTTTCTAATACCTTTGCACGTCAGTGCAAAGGAAATTTTTTTCCCTAACGTTCCCTTTACGTCACAGGCTCCCCTTGGCGAATGGAAGGATGCGCGGCTTCAGAATGGATGCGAGGAAGCTTCAGTTATCATGGCTCTTACCTGGGTACAGAATGAAAAACTCACACGATCAGCCGCACAAAAAGAAATTATTGCGTTAAGCGATTTCCAAAAGAAAAAATATGGTTCGTTTGTCGACACCTCTCCGCATGATACTGAAGTACGACTTATTAGAGGTTATTATACGTATTCAGCCACACAGACAAAACTTATTAAAACAATCGGGGATCTCATACATGAACTTGCCCGCGACGCCATTCTTCTTATTCAAGTCGATGGACGTATTCTCAAAAATCCCTATTACACTGGGCAGGGGCCTGAGCACCACATGCTCGTTGTAGTTGGATACGACCAGGCAACAAAAGAATTTATTACGAATGACCCCGGAACAAAACGAGGTGAGCATTTCCGTTATCCTGAAAAACGTTTTTTTAAAGCGATCAATGATTACCCAACCGGAGATCATCAGAAGCGAAAAGGTATTCAAAAACACATGATCGTCGTTTCTAAAAAATAA
- a CDS encoding helix-turn-helix domain-containing protein, producing the protein MLENNLESLGLTKNEITVYLVLVEKKKLKAGEVIKITKLHRNLVYQALEKLEQRGLVSKMIQNSIFVFEANHPSHLLESLDQQRIIAQEVIDELKKREAGGHRNIRVYDGIEGILQARRQSLELKSGETLYALGVFPVSSGLEYNKEWERFHQERVKKEINFRVLYDRKTSSEHLSLRNTQALTQARYLPSNVKSPVRFEMYGDVVSIVLPKSGPVTFSLKSKEAAEGLREYFEYLWNQEVVVENGVEAIGNAFYEMLADLEKEEEYCVIGASDTFQQIMSSSFFTAYHTLRVAKGVRVRMLTRADSLDLVRENSIRAGDTEGRLSEFRVMKTGQSLPIQINLYGKKTLLIIYGKNPCVMRFDRSDVHDLFQNYFNELWNQKTQTLNGFDGIRQLCQKVIDEKKDLYLIAANGHLLRDHKEFYEEFTSQRVQHSISLHAIAIESVRGTPFASLPRAHFKYLSEDFGSPMVVWIFGETVAHVLFQKPEIVFLITDSTVASYYRNYFKALQDLASE; encoded by the coding sequence ATGCTTGAGAACAATCTTGAATCTCTGGGGCTTACAAAAAACGAGATAACTGTGTATCTCGTACTAGTTGAGAAAAAAAAATTAAAAGCAGGCGAAGTGATAAAAATAACGAAACTTCATCGGAACCTCGTGTACCAGGCATTAGAAAAGCTTGAACAGCGAGGGTTAGTATCAAAAATGATACAGAATAGTATTTTTGTTTTTGAAGCAAATCACCCTTCGCATTTGCTGGAATCACTTGATCAGCAGAGAATTATCGCACAAGAAGTTATTGACGAACTTAAGAAGCGTGAAGCAGGCGGACATCGTAATATTCGTGTGTATGATGGTATTGAGGGTATTTTACAAGCACGTAGACAGTCGCTTGAATTAAAGAGTGGAGAAACATTATATGCTTTAGGAGTTTTTCCGGTTTCTTCAGGTTTGGAATATAACAAAGAATGGGAGCGCTTTCATCAAGAGCGCGTAAAAAAGGAAATTAACTTTCGAGTTTTGTATGATCGAAAAACATCAAGCGAACATCTTTCATTAAGAAATACACAGGCCTTAACACAGGCGAGATATTTGCCATCGAATGTAAAATCCCCAGTTCGATTTGAAATGTATGGGGATGTGGTATCTATTGTGCTTCCCAAAAGCGGACCTGTTACATTTTCACTCAAATCAAAAGAAGCTGCCGAAGGGCTGCGAGAGTATTTTGAATATCTATGGAATCAAGAAGTGGTAGTTGAAAATGGAGTCGAAGCGATTGGCAATGCATTTTATGAGATGCTGGCCGATCTTGAAAAAGAAGAAGAGTATTGTGTTATTGGCGCATCCGATACTTTTCAGCAAATAATGTCATCATCATTTTTTACGGCCTATCATACACTACGAGTTGCAAAAGGAGTTCGCGTGCGCATGCTGACTCGCGCCGACTCTCTGGATCTTGTGCGAGAGAATAGTATCCGTGCTGGTGACACAGAAGGAAGGCTTAGTGAATTTCGCGTGATGAAAACCGGGCAATCTCTACCTATTCAGATAAATCTCTATGGCAAAAAAACCCTTTTGATTATCTACGGCAAAAACCCCTGTGTGATGCGTTTTGATCGCTCAGACGTGCATGATTTGTTTCAGAATTATTTTAACGAACTATGGAATCAAAAAACGCAGACACTGAACGGTTTTGATGGGATACGGCAGTTGTGCCAAAAGGTGATTGATGAAAAGAAAGACCTCTACCTTATTGCTGCAAATGGACATCTTTTGCGGGACCATAAGGAATTTTATGAAGAATTTACTAGCCAGCGTGTACAGCATTCGATCAGTCTTCATGCGATTGCAATCGAGTCTGTACGAGGAACGCCTTTTGCTTCTCTGCCACGTGCGCACTTTAAATACCTTTCAGAGGATTTTGGAAGCCCGATGGTTGTGTGGATTTTTGGAGAAACTGTGGCGCATGTACTCTTTCAAAAACCGGAAATTGTTTTTCTGATCACCGACAGCACTGTTGCGTCGTACTACCGGAATTATTTTAAAGCCCTTCAGGATCTTGCATCGGAATAA
- a CDS encoding AAA family ATPase, producing the protein MKKILIIGISGSGKSTLAQKLSDHLHIPVIHLDQLFWKPGWIKEEKEVFEKKVLAAIARDRWIIDGNYTNSMEHWIQDADTIFYFDFPVWQCLWNVIKRRIMFHKKTRPDAANGCDEVLDLEFLKFIWNFPKNNALRIESILARQPKEKKIVRFKNYMEIKLFLKNMT; encoded by the coding sequence ATGAAAAAAATACTTATCATCGGAATAAGCGGTTCTGGCAAAAGCACGCTCGCTCAAAAACTCAGCGATCACTTGCATATTCCCGTGATTCACTTAGATCAACTTTTTTGGAAACCAGGGTGGATTAAGGAAGAAAAAGAAGTTTTTGAAAAGAAAGTGCTTGCGGCGATAGCTAGGGATCGGTGGATTATCGATGGCAATTACACCAACTCAATGGAACACTGGATACAAGATGCTGATACGATTTTTTACTTCGACTTTCCTGTCTGGCAGTGTCTGTGGAATGTCATCAAGCGAAGAATCATGTTTCACAAAAAAACACGACCCGATGCAGCAAATGGATGCGACGAAGTCCTTGATCTCGAATTTTTAAAATTTATCTGGAACTTTCCAAAGAACAATGCTCTTCGAATTGAAAGTATTCTCGCAAGACAGCCAAAAGAGAAAAAGATAGTTCGTTTTAAAAACTATATGGAGATTAAGTTATTTTTGAAAAACATGACGTAG